The Verrucomicrobiota bacterium JB022 DNA segment ACCAGCGGTGTAGGTGTCGTAGTCGTCGGCATCCTGGATGTTGGTGTGGTCGAAGCCCACGTTGAGGCCCACGACTTCGGTCAGCCAGTAGTTGGCGCTCACGCCGACGGAGTAGGCGGTGGCGTTGGCTTCTTCGTTGCGGGCCGCACCGGTATTGACGATGAACGAAAGCTGGTCGTTGGCGGACAGCTCGAGGCCGATGGTGCCGCCGAACACGAAGTCGGATTCGTCACCGGCGTTTTGCCAGTCGTTGCCAATCTGGACGCCGACGAAGGGCGTGACCACGTTGTTGAGCGGGAAGTAGGCCACGACACCGCCGTTGAGGCTGACGAGGTCGTCGTCACCCCAGTAGCGACCGTAGTCGATATTGGCGTACTGCACACCCACGGTGGCATCGATACCGAAGCGCTCTTGCTGCACGACCGGCAGGTTGTAGGCGATCGCGGCACCATTGCCGTCGAAGCCGTCGCCGTCGACATAAGCGCCTTGCACGCCGATGTACTGTTGGCCAAAGGTACCAGCGTTAGCAGCAACTGCCAGCAGGGGGAGGCTGGCCAAGATAGTCAGTTTGTTCAGATTCATGTGCTTACGAGTTCTAACAGTCAGTTTCCAATTAAGGGGAAGCGGCACATGTTCCACTCTTTGCCCAGTGGGTCAAGAAGCCGACGGCCTATGAAATACATTCATAGCTAACGCTAATGGGTGTTATTAGCGCTTCCGATATCTTGCTAATTCGCTTGGTGGGCCGGCCGGAAAGCGGGGGAGATGAGCGAATTTAATAGCGGAAAAACAGCGACAACGTGCAGAGGTGGGCGTTGCGACGGTCCCCGTCGTAGTTGTAGTAACGATACCCGATTTGGGTGCCGAGCACCTCTGTTACCCAAAAATGGGCACCGGCGAACCATTGGTAAGCTTCCTCCTGCCGATGGTCGTCTTTTTCAATTCCAGCCCCGCCCAGAAGGGAAAATTTGTCGTTGAACGCGAATTCGAGCCCCAGATCTGCCCCGTACGTGAAGTAATTGTAGTCCGCCGTTTCGACTTCGCCGTACGGCGCTCTGAGGTCGAATTCGAAGCGATCTGCCCAGGTGGTGATGGCGTGGGCGCGGGCGAACAGCTTGAGGCGCTCGTGCACCGGGAGGTAAGCCGTCAGATCGAGGCCGAGCGAGCGGTGCTCGTTTTCACCCGCAAAGAGCATCACGCGTTGCCCGGTGGAGCCGGTGTAATAGAGCTGCGCTTCCTGAGTCTCGTAGCGTCCAAAGAAGCCCACATCCAGGCCCCATTGCTCCTGCTCGATCAAGGGCAGGTTATAGCGCAGCCCCAGCCGCTCCGCATCGGTGCGCTTTTGGGCGATATAGCCGGCGTCGATGCTGATGTATTGCTCGCCCAAGGTGCTGGCGTAGCTGGTGCCGGCGAGGGCGGCAAAAACGGAGAAGACGGTCAGGTGCTTCAGGATCATAGGCTTGGACATAGTCGCTGCAGAAAAAAGCAGCCTATGTTTGACGCACGTTTGTGTCCGTCAAGCCTGTATATTTACCTGACTGAGGTATACATGCCGGGCGTTGCATATTCGCCCGGCTCTGTATCCCTTAAGACTCCAGCCAATAGGCCATGCCATCGGCCTGCGCGCCGGCAAGGCTGGCGGCGAGGCGCTCCTGCTCTTCGCGACAGGTGGCCTCGTGATGGCAGACGGCTTCGGCCACCCGTTGAAGGCGGCTCGTCAGGCGCTCTGCGAGGGCGGCTTGGGCGGCCAGGGGCAGTGAATAGACGGAAGTAACGATATGCGGGGGTACTGGCATAGTGCCAGCGAATCGCCGCAAATCACGGATCGCAACGGTTACAGCCCGGGCTTTGCCCGTTAACACCTCGGCTGATAAGCCCTAGGACTTGAGCTGTTCGATCTCGACTTCGAACTGCTGCACGGCGCGGTCATACTCCGCGCGGATGTGGCGGGCGATTTCGGGCAGCGCGGCCAGGTTGCCCGCGTTCGTTTCGGTTTCGAGCTTGCGGCACAGCTTGGAGAGGCGCAATGCACCCAGGTTGGCGCTGGCTCCGGCCAAGGAGTGGGCGTGTTTGCCGATCGCTACGGTATCGTTTTGGCCCAGAGAGGCTTGCAGCGCGTCGAGGCGGGGGCCCGACTCTTCTCGAAAGAGGTCGAGCAGTTCCTGAATCAGTTCGGCGGCCGCATCTTCACCAGTCTCGACCAACATGTCGAACTGTTCGCGGTCCACGACCGGCTCGGCTAGGATATGGGACAATTCCATGGTCAAAACAAGTGGGGACTCGTGAGGGCAGAGAACAGCTTGTGCCGTTGAAGCGCAAGGTGAAAGCTTGATCTCAGTTAAAAGTGCGGCACCTTGAAAGATCGACCGATGCCGCACGTTCTCTATCGCCCCGCCCACTTTTTCCAGCCGAAGACGACGTTGGGTTTCGATCCCACCTACGGTTACGGCCTCGAAGCCCTCCAGCAGATCGCGCCCCCCCGCCCACCGGCGGGTTTCGCGGCTTTCTGGCAGCGCCGTTATGAGGAAGCCCGCAATATCGAGCCGGCGGCCACGACCGAGACTTCTCCCTTCAGCACGCGCGAGCGCGAGGTGCTCAAGGTCTACTTCAACAGTGCGGGTGGTCGTCGCATCGGGGGCTGGCTCAGCCTGCCGCGCAAAAAGGAGATCCGGCTCGGCCTCGTCGTGGGCCACGGCTACGGTGGCCGCAACGCGCCCGACGCCGAAGAGCTGCTGCCCGAGGCGGCCACGCTCTACTTCTGCGCCCGCGGCTTCCACCTCAGCCGCTTTCCCGACATCCCGGAGTCGAGCGTCTTTCACGTGATCCAGGGCCTGCGCGACCGTGAGCAATACGTGCATGCGGGCTGCGTGCAAGACATCTGGTGCGCTGCCAACGCGCTGGAAAGCCTCTGCACGGAGGTCGACGGCAATATCTTTTACGACGGCGTCAGCTTCGGTGGCGGCATCGGCGCCTTGGCCTTGCCCTGGGACGACCGCTTCTGCGGCGGCCACCTCGGCCTGCCCAGCTTTGGCCACCACCCACTGCGCTTGCGCATGCCCTGCCAAGGCTCCGGCGAGGCCGTCCGCAAAGTCCACCAGCACTACCCCCAGGAGGTCGAAGACACGCTGGCCTACCACGATGCCGCCTCCGCCGCCCAGTTTGCAGACAAGCCGGTGCTCGTCTCTGCCGCTCGTTGGGACCCCTCGGTGCCGCCGCCCGGCCAATTCGCGATCTACAACGCCTGGCAAGGCCCCAAACACCTCTTTGTGCTCAACGCCGGCCACTGGTCTTACCCGGGCGAGCACGACGAGCAACACCGCCTCCGCCACGCCATCCGCGACTTCATCCGCGCTCGCTCCACCCACGACGCCCCGGCTTCCTGAGGCCGTTTCTGCGATGCCGATACGGTTGGAGCAGCGGGATTTGTCGGTGGCCCGCGATTAAACAAGAGTCGCACCCCTTAGCACCAGATCGGCGGGGCGTCCGTTGTCTCCAGCGTACCGACGTTGACCTTGAGGCCGTCGTAGGCGAGGCGCACGTTGTCGGGCAGCGTCTCGCTGTAGCTCTCATGGTCGACCGCAAAGGTCATGTGGATGAAATAGGTGCGGTGGGCCTGGAGTTCGAGCGCCACCTTGAGCGCGCCGTCGAGGTGCAGGTGGCTGGGGTGGGGGTCGGGCCGGAGGGCGTCGATCACCAGCACCTCGGCGCCTTGGGCCAGCGCCTTGGCGGCAGGCGTCACTTCCTTGCAATCGGTAAAATAGGCGAGGCGCTGGCCGGTCTGCTTTTCGGTAAAGACGAGCCCGAGCGTGTCCGAGCGCCCGTGCGGCAACGGCGTGGCCGAGATGCGACCGCAGGGCAAGTCGAGCGTGGCCGGCATCTCGCGCAGGCTGAAGGCCGGGTAGCCGGGCACGGGCGCCTCTTCGTGCATGGCGTAGGGGAAGACCTGTTGCAGGCGGTCAAGCGTCTCGCGGTTACCATAGACGGGCAGGGCTTTGCCGCCGCGCAAGTCCACATGACGGCGCAAGTCGTCCATCCCCATGATGTGGTCGGCATGGGCATGGGTCATCAACACGTAGTCCACCTGGTCGATGCCGTTACGCAGGCACTGCAGGCGAAACTCCGGCCCCACGTCGATCTGGATCCGCTGGCCGCCCATCCAGATGTGAGCGCTCGTGCGGGTGCGCCAGTTGCGCGCGTCCTGCACGTCGAGCCCGTGGGAATGGTGGGCGATCATGGGGACGCCTTGCGACGTGCCGGTGCCAAGGAATGCAATGTCCATCGCGTGGGCCATGAGGGCAGAACGACACCCGTAGTGCAAGCCCCTTAACGGAACCTCGCCCACGGGTTACGATCTTGCGCTTGGGGCGGGGGCCAGTTGACTGGGAGACACGTTGCCGATGTTTCGACTGCCCCCGCTACGCACTTTTGTCGACCTCTGTTTCCCACCCAGCTGCGCCTTTTGCGGCGACGTGGTAGAGGAGGGGCCGGTTCGCCATGTCTGCGCGGCCTGTCGGGCGAGCTGGGAATTTATCGAACCGCCCTGCTGCGAAACTTGTGGCTACCCCTACATGGGCGCGGTAGAGGCGGACCGGAAATGCCCGCGCTGTGTGGACCTGCAGCCGGCCTTCGAGCGTGGTCGGGCGATCTTTCGCTATACCGAAACGGGCCGGGCGTGGGTGCACGAGCTGAAATACCACGCTGGGCTTTACCTGCTCCACGATGTGCCCTGGCTGCTCAAGCGACGGCCCGAATTCCTGCACCTCGCCGCCGGAGCGGTGCTCGTGCCAGTGCCGCTCTACCCGCGCAAGGAGCGGGAGCGCGGCTTCAACCAGAGCTACGAGCTGGCGGCGGCCTTTGCCCGTGCCGTCCCGGGGGCTGAAGTTGCTCCGCTGATCCGGCGGGTCCGTGAGACGCCGACGCAGACCGACCTGACCCGCGCCCAGCGGCAGGAAAACGTGCGCGGTGCCTTCGCCTTGGCCAAAGGCGCGCGCCCCGACCCGAAACGCCTGCATGTGGTGGTCGACGATGTGCTGACTACGGGGGCGACGGTCAACGCCTGCGCGAAGGTGCTGGCGAGGGCTGGGGTGGGGCGGGTGCGCGTGTTGACGGCCGCCCATGGCTGACGTGTTGACGTCGCCCGTTCAACTGCGCAATCTTTGTCGTAATGGCCTTCTTTTCCAAGCCACGCTACAGCACCGTCAAGCCGCCGGAACGCAAACGCGACATCCCGCGCGACCTCTATACCCGTTGCCCGAAGTCCGGGGAGCTGATCTATACCAAGCAGCTTGAGGAGAATTTGATGGTGGTGCCGAAGAGCGGTCACCACTTCCGCCTCGACGGCCCCCGCCGCATCGAGAGCCTGATCGACGCCGGCACCTGGCAGGAACTCGACCTGGGCGTCACTGCCGTCGACAGCCTCAAGTTTACCGATACCAAGCCCTACCAGGAGCGCCTCGAAGGCTACATTGCCAAGACGGGCCTCAACGAAGCCGTGCTGTGCGGCCTCGGCCAGATGGACGGCCTGCCCGTGAGCCTCGCGGTGATGGACTTCCGCTTTGCCGGTGCCTCGATGAGTGCGGCGGTGGGCGAAAAGCTGACCCGCACGATTGAGCGCGGCATCGAGCAAAAGCTGCCCGTCATCATCGTTTGCGCCTCCGGTGGTGCGCGGATGCAGGAGGGCATCTTCAGCCTCATGCAGATGGCCAAGACCAGCGCGGCCCTCGCGCGCCTGTCCGACGCCGGGCTGCCCTACATCTCGATCTTGACCGACCCGACCACGGGCGGCGTCACCGCCAGCTTTGCGACCTTGGGGGATTTGATCCTGGCCGAGCCGGAAGCGCTGATCTGCTTCGCCGGCCCGCGCGTGATCAAGGAAGGCACCAACCAGGAGCTGCCCGAAGGCTTCCAGCGCTCGGAGTTCCTGCTTGAGCGGGGCCTGATCGACCAGATTGTGCACCGCCACGAGATGAAGCCGCGCATCGTCAGCTTCCTCCGCGCCTTCCTGCACCAGCCCGCTCCGGCCACCGCCTAGCGCCCAGACAAGGAGGCCCATCTTGCAGACGCCCGATCTTTCCGATTACGGCGCGGTCCAGCGCTACCTCTATGGCCTGCGCCATCACGGCGCCCGCTACGGCATCGACCGCATGCCCCCCATGCTGGCGCGCCTTGGCAACCCGCACCGTCGCTACCCCGTCATCCACGTCGCGGGCACCAACGGCAAGGGCTCGACCTGTGCCATGCTGGAGGCGATCTATCGCAGTGCCGGCAATTGTACGGGGCTCTTTACCTCGCCGCACCTCGTCTACCAAGGCGAGCGTGTGCAGGTAAACCGCCAACGTCTCGGCCACGAAGAGATTGCCGATTACACACGGCAGCTCCAGCCGATTGCCGCTCAAATGGCGGCTGAAGACCCGGAAAGCCACCCGAGCTTCTTCGAGTTCATGACGGCGATGGCCTTTCTGCGCTTCTCGGAAGCTCCCGTCGACGTGGCGCTGATCGAAACCGGCCTCGGCGGCCGCCTCGATGCGACCAACGTCGTGGACCCGGCGTTGTCGATCATCACTTCGGTCAGCTTCGACCATACCGAGATTCTGGGCGACACTTTGGCCAAGATCGCGTTTGAGAAGGCGGGCATCATCAAGGCGGGCAAGCCGGTGGTGATGGGTTGCCTGCCGCCCGAAGCCGAGGCGGTCGTGCGCGCACGGGCCGAGGAACTGGGCTCGCCGCTCTACTCGGTGCGCGAACGCTTTGGGCGTTACGAAGAGCGTTACCCCGAGACGATCCTGCCGGGCGACTTCCAGCGCCTGAACGCGGCCGCCGCCACGCTGGCCGCCGAGGTCTTGCGCGAGCAGTTCCCCGTAACGGACCACCAGATCCGCCAGGCCCTCATGCAGGTGGCTTGGGCCGGCCGTTGGGAACGCCACTCGGCGGGCGACCGCGAGGTGATTCTCGACGCGACGCACAATCCCGAAGGCGCGCGCTTTCTCGATCAGCAACTCGCCCGCCTCGTCCGCCAGACAGGGGTGAAGCCGGTGATCGCGGCGGGCAGCCTGGGCGACCTGCGCGCGAAGGCCCTGCTGGAGGTGATCGCCCGCCACGCCCGCGAGATCGTGCTCATCCGCCCGCACCAGCCGCGCGCCTGCAGCTTTGAGGCGCTCGAAGCGGCAGTGCCCGCCGATTTCCATGGCCGGGTCAGCCGTGGCTCCGTGCGCGAAGTCTTCCCGGTGCCCGGCGTCTGCACCCTCGGCCACCCCGGCGAGACGGTCGTCGTCACCGGCAGCATCTACCTGATTGGCGAGGCGATGGAAGCTCTCTATCACGAGACGCGCATCGGCGAAGAGCTGCTGCAGGACTGATCCCCTTACGCCGCCTTTTGCCGGCGCCAGAGGTAAAAGGCGAGGCCGCCGAGGCCCAAGGCAAAGAGCGCATAGGTCTGCGGCTCGGGCACGGCTTCCACTTCGAGGCCCAGCGTCAGGTCGAGCGTGCCTTGACCAAAAAGCTCACCGTTGAGGAGGGAGGAGGCGAGGCCGTATTGGTCAAAGCGGACATAGACATTGCCGATGGCGTCGCGCGTCAGCAGCTCCGGCGTCGGCAGACCGAAGGCGAGCAGAAATTCCGCCTCCGTAAAGGTGGTGGTGCTGGGAAAGGCGAGCAACTGGTCAAGCGAGTTGTAGAGGTCGACGTGGATCGAGAATTCGAGGTCGTCGCCATTGGTCAGCTCGTTCAGCAGGCCATCGAGGGCGGCGTCGCTCAGGTCGAGCGGCTGGTAATTGCCCAGCGAGAGCGGCATCCGGGGCAAGGTGTAGGTCTCGACGCCGAAATCAAAGGTAAGCCCCACTGCCAGGTTGCTCTGGAAGGCCGCAATCACGGTCGGCGAACCGATGGGGTTCAGCAGTTGCAGGGATTCCTGCGCCGTCAGCATCGGCTCTTCGGCCATGAGCGGGCAGGCGAGGAGCGTGACGAGGGCGAGGTGGGAGCAAATGCGCGGCATGATATCAAAACCCATGCCGCCAATGCCTGGTGGCCGCAACCCAGAATGGTGACGCGCTAGACCAGCTCCTTCAGCCAGAACGACATCGGGTGGGTCGACATGGCGGGCTGGCCGATCTCTTTCCAGTCGAAGTTGGCCTTCAACTCCGGGTGCTTGACGAAACCGAGGCGCTGCCACCACCGGTCGAGCGGGGAGTAGTCTACCGGACGGCGTGGGTGCTCGTCGGGGCGCTCGACTGCGCAAAAACTGGCCCAGCGGAATTTACCCGCCCGGGCTGCCGCCTCGCGCTGCTCAAAAAAGACGCGCCCGGCTCCATACCCTCGGTAATGGGGGTCGAGCACGCTTTCGCCAAAGTAGAAGACCTCCTTGAGGTCGTAGCCGTGGCGTTGAAACGGTTCCTGAAAGTCCGCATCAGCCTCGGCGAGGGGCAGGGCGGTGGAGCAACCCACCACCAAGTCCTTGTCTTTGGCGATGACGAGGAAGCTGCTTTCGCAGCGGGCGAGATGCGAAAGGTATTCGCGCTCGTAGGTCAACCCGCCGTCGTAGAGGTACGGGTATTCCGCGAAAACGCTGATCCGAAGCCGGGCGAGGTCGTCGATATACGGGACCACGCCCTTTCCGGAAACCGTTTCGTAAATCAGCTGCGCCATTAAACCGTGGTGCGGCTAGGCCGTCTGATCGCTCGGCGCGGGCTTCTTCTCTTCCGTTTCGCCGGCCGGTGCTTCCACTTCCTCGGTCGAGGCAGCTTCTTCACTCGGCTGGCTCACTTCGGAGGCGACGCTGACAGAGCTTTCGCTGGCGACGGCGGCTTCTTCGGCCACGGCTTGCTCGGCGACAGGTGCTTCTGCCGTCGGCGCTTCTTCGGCCGGGGTCGGCTCAGGCGCTGCCTCTGCTTCCACCGGGGTAGCGGCGGTCGCTTCCGGAGCGGCCTCAGCGGGCTTCTCCTTCTTCGGGCGGTTGCGCTTGCCGCTCTTGGCCGGAGGCGCGTCGTCATCGTCGTCCGAGCCGTCGATATCGCGCGGCGAGGGGGCGAAGAGCGTGCCGTCGCTGTATTCGATCACGTAGCCTTGGGTGATGAGGTAGCGCAGGTCGCGCTTGAGGGCCATCAGCTGTTCCTTCTCCTCGGCGGAGACATCGGGCTGGGCTTCGGCGGCCTCTTCACCTTCCTTGGCTTCCGGGATCTGCACGCCGAGGTATTCGCGCGGCAGGTCTTTGACGGAGAGCTTCGGGTGGGCTTCGATGAAAGTGATCAGGTCGTTCAGGTTGTCGGCCAGCACTTCGCCGGGCTTGCGGAAGCGGCGCTTGACGGCGCATACGTAGGAGACGCCCTTGCTGCCCTTCTTGTAGACGGCGAAGTTGAGGCGACGCAGGCGGCCGCGCAGGTGATTGGCCGTATCCAGCGGGAAGCGCAGCTGTTGCTCGAGCAGCGTCTCCACCGAGCGGCGGATTGGGTCGCTCGCGGGCAGCAGCGGCAGGTCCTTGCCGAGGAATCGGGCGCTGTAGGCCGGGCGCACCAGCTGTTCCTTACGGTGCGTCACGAGGTAAAAGCGGGCGCTTTCGAGGTCGAGGAAGGTCTTCGGCTCTTCACCCTCGGGCGTACCCTTGAGGGTGTAGCGCTGGGCCTTCTTCATCTGCGCGGTCCACTGCTGGATCGACTCTTCGTCGCGCACCGATTCGATGCGGCTCTTGAAGCGGTCGAAGGGCACGTGGGCCAGCTTGGCCGCGTGGTGCTCCTGGATCAGGGCCGGGTAGCGGTGGTAGTTGGGCGGCCCGAGCAGTTCGCCCGTCATGCCGCACTTGTGGATCACCTGGAAGTTGCCCGAGGGCGCTTCCACTTCCACTTCTTCCACCGAGAAATAGTCGTCGAGGTAGCTCTTGAAGACGTGGCTGAGGGCCTCCTGCTCGCTGAGGAAGGGCAGGCCGTCTTTGACGCAGGCGAAGAGCTGGGCCGGCTCGCCCTGGCGCTGCTCCGGATGCTTCACGAGGCACACAAAGCGCTCGGGCTTTTCCAGGATCAGGCGGGCGATCTCGAACAGCTCGAACGTGCGGTACGAGTTCTTGATCGCGGTCGTCAGCGCCTTGAAGGGGGCGTCATCCGCGTAGAACGTGCACTCGACGATCGGCTGAAACAGCTCGCGTGGCTCCCGGCGACCGCCTCCTTGGCGGCGTTCGCGACGGTCACCGCCCCGTTCACCGCGCTCGCGGCGATCAGGCCGGTCGCCTCGTTCTGCACGCGGGGCCCCACCTTCTTCGCCGCCCTCGCGGGGCGTACGCTCAAAGCGGTCACCACGACGGTCACGACGGGGCGCGCCTTCACGGCGCGGGCCGCCACGACCCTTGCGGCGATCATCCCGGTCACTACGCTCGGTATGGATCGTGACCTTGGGCGTGCTGCCAGAACCCCAGTTAGGGCCCAGCGACAAACTATCCAGTGAGCTCAGATCAAGCGAGCTAGACAGCGACTTTTCCTTCGATTTCCCGGAATCGGACATGGTAAGCACCTCGAAGCGCAAAGCACACGGGGTTTTCTCGGTGAGGTCAAGCATGATAGGGCCAACTTATGGAAGCTTTCTTGCCCACTTGCCGGTGCTGCCCGGCCTCTCAACCGGCCAAAACCTCCAAATGCTTAAAAGTATGAAAAAAGACTTGTCAGCCTTCCTGTGTTATGGATGATCTAGGTTTTTCTCCCAGCGAGAAATCAGTCAATGCTCAGGTGGTGGAATTGGTAGACACGCTATCTTGAGGGGGTAGTGCCGTAAGGTGTATGGGTTCAAGTCCCATCCTGAGCACCATTTTTAGAAAGCACCTCGAAGTAAGCCACTCGATAAACCGGGTGGCTTTTTTCATGCCCGGGCAGGATGGGACACTCTTGATCGCTTCTAGTACATAGAAAGCCCGCAGGTCGCCGGGCGGGCAACTGCGGGCAGTTCGTAAAATGATGCAGAAAACCGTGCGGGGCTAGCGGGTATGCTTGCGACGGCGGATCAGTGCGAGGGCACCGGCGCCGAGGCCGAGCAAGGCTGCGGTGGTGGTAGGCTCGGGCACGGCTACTGTGCCGAGGTCGCCAGCGGTGATGGGCTTGTTCAGCTCGCTCTCGATCGCGTAGGAGTCGACTTTCAGGTAGCCATTGCCGTTCTGGGGCATGCCGTAGGAGCTCCAAGGATAGGTGACGGTAAGGGAGAGCCAGCCATAGTTGTAGTTCCCGCTGTCCCCATCTTCGATGCGGAAACCGATATAGCCGCTTACGTAGCTGGTGGTGTTCCAGTTCGTAGTTCCGCTGTTGCCGCTGAAGTAGCTGGTGGTGGCGGAATTGAAAAGGCTGGCGGCTTCGATGGATGCGCCCTCCGCGAGATAAGCAGGTTGACTGCTGGAAGATGTGTACAAGAATTCCACATTTGCCCCGGTGGTAAAATAGCCCGAGTGGCTGTTGTTGGAGGGCATGTACATCGGTGTGCCGGGGCCGGGCATGCCCGGGTTCGGCATGTAGATGGTCGTGCTGGGGGTATAGGTCCAGCGATGCTCCAGGCTGAAGAGGGTATTCAGCTCGCTGTCGCTCACCGTCAGGGTCGAGCCCACGCTTAGGCCGCTGCTGCTGTCCGTATCCTGGGCGAAAGAATTGACCGGGAAAACGTTGATCGCAGCGTTGGCTTGGGCGACAAGCGCGAAGAGAGAAAAGCCGATGGCAGCGCCAAATGACAGAGAAAAACGTGATTGGGATGAAGTGCTCATGTTGAGCGTAGAGGTATAACCCCTTTTAAATTCGTCAATCGAATTCTCTAACTGGTTAACAGCCTATGGTGTCACCGGCTCGCTAACTCTTTGCCCCCTCATCTCCTGCCCCTGTCGGAAACAGGGGAACTGTCGTTGGTCAAGAGAATGGGAGGCAGAAACAGCCCGAGGCGGCAAAACCGCTGGTGCCTAGCGGGCGCGCTTGCGGCGCAGGAACACGAAGGCACCGGCGCCGAGGCCGAGCAAGGCTGCGGTGGTGGTAGGCTCGGGCACGACTACCCCCATGTCGCCAGCGAGGATCGGCTTGTTCAGCTCGGTTTCGATCGCGTAGGAGTTGATCGTCACGTAGCCATTGCCGTCCAGGGCCGGGTCATATCTGGAGCCCGGGTAGGTGATTGAGATGGATATCCAACCGTAGTTGTAACCACCGCTTTCTACATCCGTGATCCGAAAACCCATGTAGCCGCTGGTGGAACTGGTGGTGTGCCAGGCATTATCCTCCATGTTGCCGGCGAAATAGGTGTCGTTCTTGGAATAGAAAGGGACACCTGTTCCGATGGACGCTCCCTCTTCGAGGAAAGTAGGTGCGCCATACTGGGATGAGGAGATAACTCGCACATTTTGGCCGGTGGTGAAATAGGCCGTGTGGCTGTTTTCGGAATCGCCGTAAATATACCGCCAGGTATGCCGCAGGCTGAAGAGCGTATTCGAGTCGAGGTCGCTTACCGTCTGGCTCGCGCCTGCACTATAGCTGCTACCGCTTAGCGTATCCTGCGCGACGGCATTCACCGGGAAGACCTCGATCGCAGCATTGGCTTGGGCGACGAGCGCGAGGAAAGAAAAGCCGATGGCAGCGCCAAAAGACAGCGAAGAACGTGATTGAGAGAAGATACTCATACCAAGCGCAGGGTATAACCCCTGTGGTATTCGTCAATTAAATTCTCTAACTGTTTAACAGACTATCGCCGCGCCGGATCGCTTACTATTTGCCCACCAAGCCCTTTACTCCGCCGGAGATAAGCGAGCCCACATTAGTCAGAATAATGGGGAGCTGCAGCACGCCGGGGGCCGCGAGGTAGCGCGGCGTCCACTCCGGGTCGAACTTCTCCTTGTAGGCGCGCAGGCCCTGGAAGTGGTAAAAGTGCTCCCCGTGCTCGTAGAGCAGCGCACCCAAACGGTGCCACGTGGGGGCCAGCGCGTGCTTTTCCATCCCCGAGAGCGGGGCCATGCCGAGGCTGAACCAGCTGTAGCCCGCCTTGGCGCCCCAGAGCATCATCTGGATAAAGAGATACTCCATCGTCTCCTTGGGCGCTTCTTCGCCGTAGCGCATCAGGTCGACCGACAGCTCGCCCCCCGCCGCACCGCGCCAGATATTGGCAAACGCCACCACGCGGCCCTCCTTCTTCACCACGCCCAGCGGACAGTGGCTCAGGTAAGCCTCATCAAAGTAGCCGAGTGAAAAGCGCTTCTCCCGCGTCGCCCGCTTGGTCAGCCAGGCATCGGACACGGCCCGCAGCTCCGGTAACAAAGGCGGCACGTCGGCAGGCTCCACCCATTCAAAGACCGCCCCTTCGCGCTCCACCCGGCGGATCGTCTGGCGCAGGCCCTTGCGCGCGCCCCCCTCCAGTGAAAACGTCGTCAGCGGCACGCGGGCCTCTTCGCCCAGCTTGGTCAACGTCAGGCCTGCGTCCAGATACAGGTGCAGATGGCGCGGGCTGACTTCGTAAAACACCGACCACCCACCATGCTGGTCTGCCAGCTCGCGGAACGACCAGATGAGCGCCTCCTTCTCGGCATCGGGCCCCACCGGATCGCCCAAGGCCACCCAACTGCGCCCCTGGACGCCATACATGATAAAGCTCTTG contains these protein-coding regions:
- a CDS encoding GNAT family N-acetyltransferase, whose product is MAQLIYETVSGKGVVPYIDDLARLRISVFAEYPYLYDGGLTYEREYLSHLARCESSFLVIAKDKDLVVGCSTALPLAEADADFQEPFQRHGYDLKEVFYFGESVLDPHYRGYGAGRVFFEQREAAARAGKFRWASFCAVERPDEHPRRPVDYSPLDRWWQRLGFVKHPELKANFDWKEIGQPAMSTHPMSFWLKELV
- a CDS encoding PEP-CTERM sorting domain-containing protein; this translates as MSTSSQSRFSLSFGAAIGFSLFALVAQANAAINVFPVNSFAQDTDSSSGLSVGSTLTVSDSELNTLFSLEHRWTYTPSTTIYMPNPGMPGPGTPMYMPSNNSHSGYFTTGANVEFLYTSSSSQPAYLAEGASIEAASLFNSATTSYFSGNSGTTNWNTTSYVSGYIGFRIEDGDSGNYNYGWLSLTVTYPWSSYGMPQNGNGYLKVDSYAIESELNKPITAGDLGTVAVPEPTTTAALLGLGAGALALIRRRKHTR
- a CDS encoding PEP-CTERM sorting domain-containing protein (PEP-CTERM proteins occur, often in large numbers, in the proteomes of bacteria that also encode an exosortase, a predicted intramembrane cysteine proteinase. The presence of a PEP-CTERM domain at a protein's C-terminus predicts cleavage within the sorting domain, followed by covalent anchoring to some some component of the (usually Gram-negative) cell surface. Many PEP-CTERM proteins exhibit an unusual sequence composition that includes large numbers of potential glycosylation sites. Expression of one such protein has been shown restore the ability of a bacterium to form floc, a type of biofilm.) is translated as MSIFSQSRSSLSFGAAIGFSFLALVAQANAAIEVFPVNAVAQDTLSGSSYSAGASQTVSDLDSNTLFSLRHTWRYIYGDSENSHTAYFTTGQNVRVISSSQYGAPTFLEEGASIGTGVPFYSKNDTYFAGNMEDNAWHTTSSTSGYMGFRITDVESGGYNYGWISISITYPGSRYDPALDGNGYVTINSYAIETELNKPILAGDMGVVVPEPTTTAALLGLGAGAFVFLRRKRAR